One Hydrogenophaga crassostreae genomic region harbors:
- a CDS encoding bifunctional acetate--CoA ligase family protein/GNAT family N-acetyltransferase has translation MDKHYLTPLFQPEAIAVFVGKSGDTDNQIPQARALVEFITAQRYSGKLIFIDPHTTGTLADLAQTRADLAIIALPPDEALAALEVAGRIKCKAALMIGSGVAASEANQMHQVAKRHGIHLLGPNSLGFQRPRLGLNASVVGPLATKGPLALISQSGALTASILDWAGQNNVGFSTVISMGPNTSVDLSQALDFLASDAQTHSIVVYMEGISSARRFMSALRAAANAKPVVVLKAGRKKAGNEAAQTHSGAIVGSDEVFEAALRRAGAVRVRSFVELFSASKCLASRYRPVGKRLAIVTNGGGPGVLAADWASEIDLELGKLSPETAAELKPKLAALASLNDLIDLSEEATAEHYRAAIDAAGHDKTVDGVLVVHSPKSGIDAADIARAMADLKDRLGKPLLCCWMGDASVGEARDVLGQAAIPAFRTPEAAVGAFGNIASFYQNQQLLQQTPPPLTHLAKPDLEGARLLIENVLAERRKVLTEMESKALLSAFHIPVTQTILARSANEAMMIATQLGYPVALKIDSPDISHKSDVNGVALNVMNAVGVRDIYQNMIQTVSKLQPGARINGVTIQKMASNKRGRELYIGLVTDDPFGPVIAFGAGGTMIELINDRAMALPPLNLFLARRLIERSRTNETLDAWRGATAVDREALEHVLLRVSEMACELPQLREMDINPIIVDESGAVAVDARIVIDNASASARNYAHLAILPYPARYEQIWPMRGGGEYTIRPIHPDDAEMLQELVQNLSSESRYFRFVSSMKELPSSMLSRLTLIDYDSEMALVAIHRERKDGPNGESVEIQRVVGVSRYITNPDKSSCEFSLVVADDFNGKGLGSRLMLSIMEEARDKGLDEMEGLVLANNTGMLKLMKSLGFVAKPFPDDPDFKLLTHTL, from the coding sequence ATGGACAAACACTACCTCACCCCCCTGTTCCAGCCCGAAGCCATCGCGGTTTTTGTGGGCAAGAGCGGCGACACCGACAACCAGATACCCCAAGCCCGCGCTCTGGTTGAATTCATCACCGCCCAGCGCTACAGCGGCAAGCTGATCTTCATCGATCCCCACACCACCGGCACGCTTGCCGACCTGGCCCAGACGCGTGCCGATCTGGCCATCATTGCCTTGCCACCCGACGAAGCGCTGGCCGCACTGGAAGTGGCCGGTCGCATCAAATGCAAGGCCGCGCTGATGATCGGCAGCGGCGTTGCCGCCAGCGAAGCCAATCAGATGCACCAGGTTGCCAAACGCCATGGCATTCACCTGCTTGGCCCCAACAGCCTCGGTTTTCAGCGGCCCCGCCTGGGTCTCAACGCCAGCGTGGTCGGACCACTCGCCACCAAAGGGCCGTTGGCGCTGATCTCCCAGTCAGGCGCGCTCACCGCATCCATTCTGGATTGGGCCGGCCAGAACAACGTGGGTTTCTCCACCGTAATTTCGATGGGCCCCAACACCTCCGTCGACCTGTCCCAGGCGCTCGATTTCCTCGCCTCCGATGCCCAGACCCACAGCATCGTGGTCTACATGGAAGGCATATCCAGCGCCCGCCGCTTCATGAGCGCCCTGCGCGCCGCTGCCAACGCCAAGCCGGTGGTGGTGCTCAAAGCCGGACGCAAAAAAGCCGGCAATGAAGCGGCTCAAACCCACAGCGGTGCGATCGTAGGCAGCGACGAAGTTTTTGAAGCGGCTTTGCGCCGCGCGGGTGCTGTGCGGGTGCGTTCGTTTGTGGAACTGTTCTCGGCGTCCAAATGCCTGGCCTCGCGCTACCGACCGGTTGGCAAGCGCCTGGCCATCGTGACCAACGGCGGCGGCCCGGGCGTACTGGCTGCCGATTGGGCCAGCGAAATCGACCTGGAACTGGGCAAGCTCTCGCCCGAAACCGCTGCTGAACTGAAACCCAAACTGGCAGCCCTGGCTTCATTGAACGACCTCATCGATCTTTCGGAGGAAGCCACCGCCGAACACTACCGTGCTGCCATCGATGCAGCGGGCCACGACAAAACTGTCGACGGTGTCTTGGTGGTGCATTCCCCCAAATCGGGCATCGACGCAGCCGACATTGCCCGCGCCATGGCCGATTTGAAGGACCGCCTGGGCAAACCCCTGTTGTGTTGCTGGATGGGCGACGCCTCGGTGGGTGAAGCGCGCGATGTGTTGGGGCAGGCTGCCATTCCCGCCTTTCGAACCCCCGAAGCTGCCGTGGGCGCCTTTGGCAACATTGCCAGTTTCTACCAAAACCAGCAACTGCTGCAGCAGACGCCCCCGCCTCTCACCCACCTGGCCAAACCCGATCTGGAGGGTGCGCGCCTGCTGATCGAAAACGTCCTGGCCGAACGCCGCAAGGTGCTGACCGAAATGGAGTCCAAAGCCCTGCTTTCAGCCTTCCATATTCCGGTCACCCAGACCATCCTGGCCCGCAGCGCCAACGAAGCCATGATGATCGCCACCCAGCTGGGTTACCCCGTGGCGCTCAAGATCGACTCACCCGACATCAGCCACAAAAGCGATGTCAATGGCGTGGCGCTCAACGTGATGAACGCGGTCGGCGTGCGCGACATTTACCAAAACATGATCCAGACCGTGAGCAAGCTGCAACCCGGCGCGCGCATCAACGGGGTCACGATACAGAAAATGGCCAGCAACAAACGCGGCCGCGAACTGTATATCGGCCTGGTGACAGACGACCCGTTTGGCCCGGTGATCGCATTCGGCGCTGGCGGCACCATGATCGAGCTGATCAACGACCGCGCCATGGCTTTGCCACCACTCAACCTCTTCCTTGCGCGCCGCCTGATCGAGCGTTCGCGCACCAACGAGACCCTGGACGCCTGGAGAGGCGCCACAGCCGTCGATCGCGAAGCCCTGGAGCATGTGCTGCTCCGTGTATCGGAAATGGCCTGTGAGCTGCCTCAGCTGCGCGAGATGGACATCAATCCCATCATCGTCGACGAATCGGGCGCAGTGGCTGTCGATGCGCGCATAGTGATCGACAACGCGTCGGCTTCTGCACGTAACTACGCTCATCTCGCCATATTGCCCTACCCTGCACGCTACGAACAAATCTGGCCCATGCGCGGCGGCGGCGAATACACCATTCGCCCGATCCACCCCGATGACGCCGAAATGCTGCAAGAACTGGTGCAAAACCTGTCATCCGAGAGCCGCTACTTCCGTTTTGTGTCCTCCATGAAGGAACTGCCTTCGTCCATGCTCTCGCGCCTCACACTGATCGACTACGACAGCGAAATGGCCTTGGTGGCGATTCACAGGGAGCGCAAAGACGGCCCCAATGGCGAATCGGTGGAGATCCAGCGGGTGGTGGGCGTCTCGCGCTACATCACCAACCCCGACAAATCCAGTTGCGAGTTCTCGCTGGTGGTTGCCGATGACTTCAATGGAAAGGGTCTGGGTTCGCGTCTCATGCTCAGCATCATGGAAGAAGCCCGCGACAAAGGACTCGATGAAATGGAAGGTCTGGTCCTGGCCAACAACACCGGGATGCTCAAGCTCATGAAAAGCCTCGGGTTCGTGGCCAAACCCTTCCCAGACGATCCCGATTTCAAATTGCTGACCCACACCCTCTGA
- the ubiM gene encoding 5-demethoxyubiquinol-8 5-hydroxylase UbiM, with product MHHDLLIIGAGPAGLSLARALRASGMRIALIEQAPREALAHPAFDGREIALTQRSAQHLRQLGIWPLLGNEHIAPLRDALVLDGGAGSRQPSMTISHTLSPKPELGFLVANNRIRQAAFEATMLPTDTSGTPPDLHCNSPVTHIHTDAQGATITLANGTTLTANLVIAADSRHSTTRRAMGIPADLHDYGRTMLVCNMTHEQPHRETAWEWFDHGQTLALLPMNPCPVSGQPRSSVVLTLPHQALLPLMELTETEFNTAITRRFAHQLGAMQLSSTRHAYPLVGVWAQRFVAERFAVVGDAAVGMHPVTAHGFNLGLRSVETLAHLLTTARQKGQSIAAPELLRRYQTRHRFTSRGLYLATHALATLYTREEAPARWLRRAMLGAGERFTPFKRAVAASLTGLH from the coding sequence ATGCACCACGATCTCCTCATCATTGGCGCCGGTCCCGCCGGACTCAGCCTGGCACGGGCATTGCGCGCCAGCGGCATGCGCATCGCCCTGATCGAACAGGCACCCCGCGAAGCCTTGGCACATCCCGCTTTCGACGGCCGCGAAATCGCCTTGACCCAGCGCAGCGCACAACACCTGCGCCAGCTCGGCATCTGGCCCTTGCTGGGCAATGAACACATCGCTCCGCTGCGCGATGCCCTGGTGCTGGACGGCGGCGCAGGCTCGCGCCAGCCAAGCATGACCATCAGCCACACGCTGAGCCCCAAACCGGAACTGGGCTTTCTGGTGGCCAACAACCGCATCCGGCAGGCGGCGTTCGAAGCCACCATGTTGCCTACCGATACCAGCGGCACGCCACCCGACCTGCATTGCAACAGCCCCGTCACCCACATCCATACCGATGCCCAGGGAGCCACCATCACGCTGGCCAACGGCACCACACTCACCGCCAACCTGGTCATCGCCGCCGACAGCCGCCATTCCACCACCCGCCGCGCCATGGGCATTCCCGCCGATCTGCACGATTACGGGCGCACCATGCTGGTGTGCAACATGACCCACGAACAACCCCACCGTGAAACCGCCTGGGAATGGTTCGACCATGGCCAAACGCTGGCCCTGCTGCCCATGAACCCCTGCCCGGTCAGCGGCCAACCACGTTCCTCCGTGGTGCTCACCCTGCCCCACCAAGCGCTGTTGCCCCTGATGGAACTGACCGAAACCGAATTCAACACCGCCATCACACGGCGCTTTGCCCACCAGCTTGGCGCCATGCAGCTGAGCAGCACGCGCCACGCCTATCCGCTGGTCGGCGTCTGGGCGCAGCGCTTTGTGGCCGAGCGCTTCGCTGTGGTGGGCGATGCCGCCGTGGGCATGCACCCAGTGACCGCCCATGGCTTCAACCTCGGCCTGCGCAGCGTGGAAACCCTGGCCCATTTGCTCACCACCGCCCGCCAAAAAGGCCAGAGCATCGCCGCGCCCGAGCTTCTGCGCCGCTACCAGACCCGGCACCGTTTCACCAGCCGCGGCCTCTACCTGGCCACCCACGCTTTGGCCACGCTCTACACCCGCGAAGAAGCCCCGGCCCGCTGGCTGCGCCGCGCCATGCTCGGTGCAGGCGAACGCTTCACGCCGTTCAAGCGCGCCGTGGCCGCGTCATTGACCGGCTTGCACTGA
- a CDS encoding prenyltransferase — protein MNTPQPPIPTETRLPPLTWWRMTRPAFLLLTVVACALGTATAAACGCGLDIPLALSATALAVMAHATGNVLNDWHDARNGADAANTQGVFPFTGGSRLIQNGVVSEKQTGDLAKALLIFLVPAGLLLAVKAGPGVLLLGLAGLLLAWAYSAPPMKLMSRGLGELAVALAWFLVVVGADYVQRRQFFVIPASAGASLAMMVAALLVINGIPDAQGDAQVGKRTLVVRLGVNRAIALYGCLVVLAHGWLATSVWLLIPPRPALWGLVSLPLSLAAWLILARHARQPSRLKPALALTVAATLLHGLGMAWGFGQMALSR, from the coding sequence ATGAACACGCCGCAGCCGCCCATACCGACCGAAACCCGCTTGCCTCCCCTGACCTGGTGGCGCATGACACGCCCGGCCTTTCTGCTGCTCACGGTGGTGGCCTGTGCCTTGGGCACCGCCACCGCTGCTGCCTGTGGTTGCGGTCTCGACATACCTCTGGCCTTGAGCGCCACCGCTCTGGCGGTGATGGCCCACGCCACAGGCAACGTGCTCAACGACTGGCACGATGCCCGCAACGGCGCCGACGCGGCCAATACCCAAGGGGTTTTTCCCTTTACCGGGGGTTCCCGGTTGATTCAGAACGGCGTGGTGAGCGAAAAACAGACCGGCGATCTGGCCAAGGCGCTGCTGATCTTTCTGGTGCCCGCCGGCCTGTTGCTGGCGGTGAAAGCCGGGCCGGGTGTGCTGCTGCTCGGTTTGGCAGGCTTGTTGCTCGCCTGGGCCTATTCGGCACCACCGATGAAACTGATGTCGCGCGGGCTGGGTGAATTGGCCGTGGCCCTGGCCTGGTTTCTGGTGGTGGTGGGGGCCGACTATGTGCAACGACGCCAGTTCTTCGTGATTCCGGCCAGCGCGGGCGCCAGCCTGGCCATGATGGTGGCCGCGTTGCTGGTGATCAACGGCATACCCGATGCACAGGGAGATGCACAGGTGGGCAAGCGCACCCTGGTGGTCCGGCTCGGCGTCAACAGAGCCATTGCGCTGTATGGCTGCCTGGTGGTGTTGGCCCATGGCTGGTTGGCCACCAGCGTATGGCTGTTGATCCCACCCAGACCGGCACTGTGGGGACTGGTGTCGCTGCCACTGTCGCTGGCGGCCTGGCTCATCCTGGCACGCCATGCCCGGCAACCCAGTCGCCTCAAACCCGCCCTGGCCCTGACCGTGGCGGCGACCTTGCTGCACGGCCTGGGCATGGCCTGGGGATTTGGCCAGATGGCTCTGTCGCGATGA
- a CDS encoding histone deacetylase family protein, with product MLSAYITHSDCALHDMGNHHPECPERLGAINDHLLVKGLLDYMIPYDAPLATLAQLGRAHASNYVNELIDASPKEGLHAVDPDTNMNPHTLTAALRAAGAAVEATDLVLAGKASTAFCCVRPPGHHAERSAAMGFCFFNNVTVGIRHALDVHNLERVALVDFDVHHGNGSEDILRGDDRVLMCSIFEKGLYPFNGESAVGDNMVNVGLPSRSGSDAFREAVTKEWLPRLNAFKPQLIYVSAGFDAHREDDMGNLGLVEADYEWVTQQLMRVAQEHCQGRVISCLEGGYVLSPLARSVAAHVKVLIGAD from the coding sequence ATGTTGTCCGCCTACATCACCCACAGCGATTGCGCCCTGCACGACATGGGCAACCACCACCCCGAATGCCCCGAGCGCCTGGGCGCCATCAACGATCACCTGCTGGTCAAAGGCCTGCTCGACTACATGATTCCGTACGATGCGCCCCTCGCCACACTGGCGCAACTCGGAAGGGCCCACGCTTCGAACTACGTCAACGAACTGATCGACGCTTCGCCCAAAGAGGGCCTGCACGCTGTCGATCCCGACACCAACATGAACCCCCACACCCTCACCGCCGCCCTGCGCGCGGCCGGTGCGGCGGTGGAAGCCACCGATCTGGTGCTGGCTGGCAAAGCGTCCACCGCCTTTTGCTGCGTGCGCCCGCCCGGACACCACGCCGAACGAAGCGCTGCCATGGGTTTCTGCTTTTTCAACAACGTGACCGTGGGCATTCGCCATGCACTGGATGTGCACAACCTGGAGCGCGTGGCCCTGGTCGACTTCGATGTGCACCACGGCAACGGCAGCGAAGACATCCTGCGCGGCGACGACCGTGTGCTGATGTGCTCCATTTTTGAGAAAGGCCTGTACCCGTTCAACGGCGAAAGCGCCGTGGGCGACAACATGGTTAACGTGGGCCTGCCCTCGCGCAGTGGCAGCGATGCCTTTCGCGAGGCCGTCACAAAAGAATGGCTGCCCAGGCTCAACGCCTTCAAACCCCAGCTCATCTATGTCTCGGCCGGCTTCGATGCCCATCGCGAAGACGACATGGGCAACCTCGGCCTGGTCGAAGCCGACTACGAATGGGTCACGCAACAACTGATGCGCGTGGCCCAAGAACACTGTCAGGGTCGGGTGATTTCATGCCTGGAAGGCGGCTACGTGCTCAGCCCGCTGGCGCGCAGTGTGGCAGCCCATGTCAAGGTGTTGATCGGCGCCGACTGA
- a CDS encoding chemotaxis protein CheW: MTSHIEAWQIDGFLPHMRAVTRCDQSLRELNATWRMIESSAKINCAREARSILPMMSATRQGFEQLEGELVSSLVQERVDTVLQSIGIKAQHVADIIVRNLFERTADVGFLATDRVLCDYLAGDQGDRDSITDRLRAYRDKYTVYNDILMLDTEGHVRAQIDATSPLDHSSDALIAQTLASDGHVETCRASDLRPHQRSALIYSRRMHDGNGKVVGLLCLSFNFDDEMEGIFRARQTPEERSVMLLLDGQGKVMASSDGQWVPVGSAVPTNPDHSAQRFMFAGREYLIRTARSEGYQDYPGPPGWQGQVMVPVDVAFSGRRDEALDHLPADMAQGLLTHARQFCPPLFAIVTAAQAIRRVVWNGQVMTASQTGDQDLSKLKTILEQISEAGVRTDTLFTHSINDLYNTVLGSAMSQAEFVTHLQVDLLDRNLYERSDDCRWWAMSPELQRALAGVDAGEAQAVDPQATMTGVLKQIHALYTVYTRLVVYDAGGRIVAESLRGQSGQAGMMGQCIDPDCLSAVLGLPNAQSYHVSPFRSSDLYEGGSTYIYHAAIRHPEDERRVIGGIGIVFDAQPEFQAMLRDGLQTTDGSQTAMYALRDGRVIASIDPDCPTGSQLDLPETMRNLAPGASASRIVEHRGQYAVLACSASSGYREFKTSDGYREDVLAVTLEWLGAVNPLGQQRGKERHDDAVFSSDVENGQQFATFFLDGALQALPAHCVREALPAADIAPVAAGHSENRLGVIAVKEKDQATRYAWVYDLLGVLRGEATQSTADCQVLIARSEGVEIGLLVSGLHGVPEFLPGQIQNLQGEAPSGGFVKQIISAQGGKVLVPVLDVNAIHACLRGDLAAAAVAPANEGHIEGPSLDVGPLREPANDALGALAVNG, from the coding sequence ATGACATCGCACATCGAAGCCTGGCAAATCGACGGCTTTCTTCCTCACATGCGCGCGGTCACGCGCTGCGACCAATCCTTGCGCGAACTCAACGCGACCTGGCGCATGATCGAATCCAGCGCCAAAATCAACTGCGCCCGCGAGGCCCGCAGCATCCTGCCCATGATGTCGGCCACGCGGCAAGGGTTTGAGCAACTTGAAGGCGAGCTGGTGAGCAGCCTGGTGCAGGAACGGGTCGACACGGTGCTGCAGTCCATCGGCATCAAGGCCCAGCACGTGGCGGACATCATCGTGCGCAACCTCTTCGAGCGCACCGCCGATGTGGGCTTTCTGGCCACCGACCGGGTGCTGTGCGACTACCTCGCCGGCGACCAGGGCGACCGCGACAGCATCACCGACCGGCTGCGCGCCTACCGTGACAAGTACACGGTGTACAACGACATCCTGATGCTCGACACCGAAGGCCATGTGCGGGCCCAGATCGATGCGACCTCTCCCTTGGACCACAGCAGTGATGCCCTGATTGCCCAGACGCTGGCCAGCGACGGCCATGTGGAAACCTGCCGCGCCAGCGACTTGCGGCCGCACCAACGCAGTGCCCTCATTTACTCTCGGCGCATGCATGACGGCAACGGCAAGGTGGTCGGCCTGCTCTGCCTGTCTTTCAACTTCGATGACGAAATGGAGGGCATCTTCCGAGCCCGCCAGACGCCCGAGGAGCGCTCGGTGATGTTGCTGCTCGACGGTCAAGGCAAGGTAATGGCCAGTTCCGATGGGCAATGGGTGCCGGTCGGTAGCGCGGTGCCGACCAACCCCGACCATTCGGCCCAACGCTTCATGTTCGCGGGCCGGGAGTACCTGATCCGAACCGCGCGCTCCGAAGGCTACCAGGACTACCCCGGCCCGCCCGGCTGGCAGGGCCAGGTCATGGTGCCGGTGGATGTGGCGTTCAGCGGTCGCCGCGACGAAGCGCTGGACCACCTGCCGGCCGACATGGCGCAGGGCCTGCTCACCCACGCCCGTCAGTTCTGCCCGCCGCTGTTTGCCATCGTCACCGCAGCGCAGGCCATCCGGCGCGTGGTCTGGAACGGCCAGGTCATGACCGCCAGCCAGACCGGCGACCAGGACCTGAGCAAGCTGAAAACGATTCTGGAACAGATCAGTGAAGCGGGCGTGCGCACCGACACGCTGTTCACCCATTCGATCAACGACCTCTACAACACGGTACTGGGCAGCGCGATGAGCCAGGCCGAATTCGTCACCCACCTGCAGGTCGATCTGCTGGACCGCAATCTGTACGAACGCAGCGACGACTGCCGCTGGTGGGCGATGTCGCCCGAGCTCCAGCGCGCGTTGGCGGGCGTGGACGCCGGCGAGGCTCAAGCGGTTGACCCGCAAGCCACCATGACCGGTGTCTTGAAACAAATCCATGCGCTTTACACGGTGTACACCCGCCTGGTGGTCTACGACGCGGGCGGGCGCATCGTGGCGGAAAGCCTTCGCGGCCAAAGCGGTCAGGCCGGGATGATGGGCCAGTGCATCGATCCAGACTGCCTCTCCGCGGTGCTGGGTCTGCCCAACGCTCAGAGCTACCACGTCAGCCCCTTCCGCTCCAGCGATTTGTACGAGGGTGGGTCGACCTACATCTATCACGCGGCCATCCGCCACCCCGAGGACGAACGCCGCGTGATCGGTGGCATCGGCATCGTGTTCGATGCCCAGCCGGAATTCCAAGCCATGTTGCGCGACGGACTGCAAACCACCGACGGCTCACAGACAGCCATGTACGCCCTGCGCGATGGCCGTGTCATCGCCAGCATCGACCCCGACTGCCCCACCGGCAGCCAGCTCGATTTGCCGGAAACGATGCGCAATCTGGCGCCGGGCGCTTCGGCCTCGCGCATCGTCGAACACCGGGGCCAATACGCGGTGCTGGCCTGCTCGGCGTCCAGCGGCTACCGGGAGTTCAAGACCAGCGATGGGTATCGAGAGGACGTGCTGGCGGTGACGCTCGAATGGCTGGGCGCCGTCAACCCCCTGGGCCAGCAACGCGGCAAGGAACGCCACGACGACGCGGTGTTCAGCTCGGACGTGGAAAACGGCCAGCAGTTCGCGACCTTTTTCCTCGACGGCGCATTGCAGGCCTTGCCGGCCCACTGCGTTCGGGAAGCGCTGCCGGCGGCGGACATTGCGCCGGTGGCCGCCGGCCACAGCGAGAACCGCCTGGGCGTGATCGCGGTGAAGGAAAAGGACCAGGCCACCCGCTATGCCTGGGTCTACGACCTGCTGGGGGTGTTGCGCGGCGAAGCCACACAAAGCACGGCGGATTGTCAGGTGCTGATCGCCCGCAGCGAAGGTGTTGAAATTGGTCTGCTGGTCAGCGGGCTGCATGGTGTGCCCGAGTTCTTGCCCGGGCAAATCCAGAACCTGCAAGGCGAGGCCCCGAGCGGCGGTTTCGTGAAGCAGATCATCAGCGCCCAAGGCGGCAAGGTGCTGGTGCCGGTGCTGGACGTGAATGCGATCCACGCCTGTTTGCGCGGTGATTTGGCCGCAGCAGCCGTCGCTCCCGCAAACGAGGGCCACATCGAGGGCCCATCGCTGGATGTCGGCCCGCTTCGCGAACCGGCCAATGACGCATTGGGCGCCCTGGCCGTGAATGGCTGA
- the minC gene encoding septum site-determining protein MinC: MSTILSASAPTSFEIKSANLPLVALLLKSTDLEQLSRELAQRFGDMPDFFDNDPLVVDLTPLTAGESEGLSTALDFAALIDLLRSYRLQPLAVRGGSDAQTEAALSAGLIQAQDAMVQRSVPQREASAEPVHEPPQVSAPQPAVAQAAPAPALAAMVIDKPLRSGQQVYARGRDLVVMAMVNPGAEVIADGHIHVYAPLRGKAIAGARGNADARIFALVMEPELISIAGIYRTSENALPDSVQGKAAQVALAPDDDGTDKLVIKPIGA, from the coding sequence ATGTCCACCATCCTCAGCGCCAGCGCCCCCACCTCGTTCGAAATCAAGAGTGCCAATCTGCCATTGGTGGCCTTGTTGCTTAAATCCACCGATCTGGAGCAACTGAGCCGGGAACTGGCCCAGCGCTTTGGCGACATGCCCGATTTTTTCGACAACGATCCGCTCGTGGTCGATCTCACCCCCCTCACCGCGGGCGAGAGCGAAGGCTTGTCAACGGCACTGGATTTTGCTGCGCTGATCGACTTGCTGCGCAGCTACCGCTTGCAGCCTTTGGCCGTGCGCGGCGGGTCGGATGCCCAGACGGAGGCCGCTTTGTCTGCTGGCTTGATTCAGGCCCAGGACGCCATGGTGCAGCGCAGCGTGCCTCAGCGCGAAGCCTCGGCGGAGCCGGTGCATGAGCCCCCTCAGGTATCCGCACCGCAGCCCGCTGTGGCGCAGGCCGCGCCAGCGCCCGCACTGGCCGCCATGGTGATCGACAAGCCCTTGCGTTCGGGCCAGCAGGTGTATGCCCGCGGTCGCGACCTGGTGGTGATGGCCATGGTGAACCCAGGCGCTGAGGTCATCGCCGATGGCCACATCCATGTGTATGCACCATTGCGTGGCAAGGCCATTGCGGGTGCGAGGGGCAATGCCGACGCGCGCATTTTTGCGTTGGTCATGGAGCCCGAACTTATCTCCATCGCTGGTATTTACCGTACCAGCGAAAATGCCTTGCCCGACAGCGTGCAGGGCAAAGCCGCGCAAGTGGCCTTGGCGCCTGACGACGATGGCACCGACAAACTCGTGATCAAACCCATTGGCGCCTGA
- the minD gene encoding septum site-determining protein MinD: MTQIVVVTSGKGGVGKTTTSASFASGLALRGLKTAVIDFDVGLRNLDLIMGCERRVVYDLINVIQGEANLNQALIKDKQCDNLFVLAASQTRDKDALSQEGVEKVLNDLTEMGFDYIVCDSPAGIETGALMAMHFADEALIVTNPEVSSVRDSDRILGMLGSKTKRAMEGKDPIKEHLLITRYNPGRVAEGQMLSLEDIQDILRIKLIGVIPESESVLSASNQGTPAIHMKGTDVAEAYSDVIDRFLGAEKPLRFIDAEKAGFFKRVFGRK, from the coding sequence ATGACCCAGATTGTTGTCGTTACCTCCGGCAAAGGCGGCGTGGGTAAAACCACCACCAGTGCCAGTTTTGCTTCTGGCCTTGCCTTGCGCGGTCTCAAAACCGCCGTCATCGATTTTGACGTGGGCTTGCGCAACCTGGACCTGATCATGGGTTGTGAACGCCGCGTGGTGTATGACCTGATCAACGTGATTCAGGGCGAAGCCAACCTGAACCAGGCATTGATCAAAGACAAGCAGTGCGACAACCTGTTTGTGCTCGCCGCCAGCCAGACGCGCGACAAAGACGCGCTGTCACAAGAAGGCGTGGAAAAAGTGTTGAACGACCTGACCGAGATGGGTTTTGACTACATCGTCTGCGATTCGCCCGCAGGTATCGAAACCGGTGCGCTGATGGCCATGCACTTTGCCGACGAAGCGCTGATCGTGACCAACCCGGAAGTCTCCAGCGTGCGCGATTCGGACCGCATCCTGGGCATGCTGGGCAGCAAGACCAAGCGCGCCATGGAGGGCAAGGACCCGATCAAGGAGCACCTGCTGATCACACGCTACAACCCTGGCCGTGTGGCCGAGGGCCAGATGCTGTCACTGGAAGACATTCAAGACATTCTGCGCATCAAGCTGATTGGCGTGATTCCCGAGAGCGAGTCGGTTCTGAGCGCCTCCAACCAGGGCACGCCGGCCATCCACATGAAGGGCACCGATGTCGCCGAGGCATACAGCGATGTGATCGACCGCTTCTTGGGCGCCGAGAAGCCACTGCGATTCATTGACGCCGAGAAGGCCGGGTTCTTCAAGCGCGTTTTCGGGAGGAAGTAA
- the minE gene encoding cell division topological specificity factor MinE: MSFLSFFLGEKKKTASVAKERLQIILAHERSNLNAEEPDYLPALQRELVAVISKYIKINPDDIKVQLERQDNLEVLEVKIELPDRK, translated from the coding sequence ATGTCGTTCCTTTCATTCTTTCTTGGCGAGAAGAAGAAAACCGCCAGCGTCGCCAAGGAGCGGCTGCAGATCATCCTGGCGCACGAGCGCAGCAACCTCAACGCTGAAGAGCCCGATTACTTGCCAGCCCTGCAGCGCGAGTTGGTCGCGGTCATCAGCAAATACATCAAGATCAACCCCGACGACATCAAGGTGCAACTGGAACGCCAGGACAACCTTGAGGTGCTGGAAGTGAAGATCGAGTTGCCCGACCGCAAATAA